In the genome of Spirochaetia bacterium, one region contains:
- a CDS encoding ferritin: MLSKKVVAALNGQINKEFYSAYLYVDVSNYYADLALDGFANWYDVQAKEELDHASLMQQYLHDNGEKVVLEPISKPALEFKDMRTGVAGVLEHEQYITAAINDVYTIAMDEKDFRTMKFLDWFIDEQREEEKNADGILRKFDLLDGKNGKNLYLLDKDLATRTYAAPSLVL; encoded by the coding sequence ATGCTGAGTAAGAAAGTAGTCGCAGCTTTGAACGGACAGATAAACAAAGAATTCTATTCGGCTTATCTGTATGTGGATGTTTCAAACTATTATGCAGACCTTGCGCTGGATGGATTTGCAAACTGGTATGATGTCCAGGCAAAAGAAGAACTGGACCATGCTTCATTGATGCAGCAGTACCTGCATGACAATGGTGAAAAGGTTGTACTGGAACCCATCTCAAAGCCAGCACTTGAATTCAAGGACATGAGAACGGGTGTCGCAGGTGTACTGGAACACGAACAGTATATCACAGCGGCAATCAATGATGTCTATACCATTGCGATGGATGAAAAGGATTTCAGGACGATGAAGTTCCTTGATTGGTTCATTGATGAACAGCGGGAAGAAGAGAAAAATGCGGATGGAATTCTCCGTAAGTTTGACCTACTTGATGGTAAAAACGGAAAGAACCTGTATCTTTTGGACAAAGACCTGGCTACCAGGACTTATGCAGCTCCGTCGTTGGTTCTGTAG
- a CDS encoding ACT domain-containing protein — protein sequence MKIKTFDVDLSVCKLPDCSQIKENDSFCFLGKTDEEISFVCRSSSVPANALACDSGWKCFKVIGPLDFSLIGILADISSLLAAHDISIFAISTFDTDYVLTKKENFRQAISLLEKHGYTIES from the coding sequence ATGAAAATAAAAACATTTGACGTAGATCTGTCGGTATGCAAACTGCCTGATTGTTCCCAGATAAAAGAGAATGACAGCTTCTGTTTTCTTGGAAAAACAGATGAAGAAATCTCCTTTGTCTGCCGTTCTTCCTCTGTCCCTGCCAATGCACTTGCCTGTGATAGCGGATGGAAATGCTTCAAGGTCATCGGGCCTCTTGATTTCTCACTCATCGGCATCCTTGCAGATATCTCTTCTCTTCTTGCTGCACATGATATCAGCATCTTTGCAATCTCCACCTTCGATACTGATTATGTGCTGACAAAGAAAGAAAACTTCAGACAAGCAATCAGCCTGCTTGAAAAACATGGTTATACCATAGAGAGCTAA